The following are encoded in a window of Streptomyces sp. Go-475 genomic DNA:
- a CDS encoding amino acid permease — translation MTAPAQSTDPHGQDDAELTEFGYRPELKRTLGNFHTFAAGISYISILTGTFQLFYFGYASGGPAYWWSWPMVFVGQFMVALCFAELAARYPVAGSVYNWSKKIGNPHLGWLAGWMMLIASIVSISAVALAYQLTLPQISSFFQFVGDGTGTYDVATNAVILAAVLILFTTLVNAFGVKLMARINTAGVFIELIATVVLIVLFAVHITRGPQVVMETHGTGAGYGNGYLGAFLVASLASAYVMYGFDTAASLGEESLDPTRNAPRAIIRAIVASFILGGLILLLALMSVSSLNGEKLSTDGLQYIVLDVLGPTAGKAMLWCVLIAVTVCALAVHTAAVRLAFAMARDNNLPASSKLAKCHPRFQTPVLPTVIIGILALAILVVNIRQPQIFTVVTSIGIIMIYLAYLGVTVPLLAARLRGKWQPADGGRFSLGRWGLPVNILAVLWGGAMTLNLIWPRAAVYNATEPYHWYLRWGAVLFVAVIAGGGFAYYWFVQRHRTGVLAEHRADAAATPPVTAPAAD, via the coding sequence ATGACAGCTCCCGCGCAGTCCACGGACCCACACGGCCAGGACGACGCCGAACTCACCGAGTTCGGCTACAGACCCGAACTGAAACGGACCCTCGGCAACTTCCACACCTTCGCCGCCGGGATCAGCTACATCTCGATCCTGACCGGCACCTTCCAGCTGTTCTACTTCGGCTACGCCAGCGGCGGCCCCGCCTACTGGTGGTCGTGGCCGATGGTCTTCGTGGGCCAGTTCATGGTCGCCCTCTGCTTCGCGGAGCTGGCCGCCCGCTATCCCGTGGCCGGATCCGTCTACAACTGGTCGAAGAAGATAGGCAATCCGCATCTGGGCTGGCTCGCCGGCTGGATGATGTTGATCGCCTCGATCGTGTCCATATCGGCCGTGGCGCTGGCCTACCAGTTGACGCTGCCGCAGATCTCGTCGTTCTTCCAGTTCGTGGGGGACGGCACCGGTACGTACGACGTGGCGACCAACGCGGTCATCCTGGCCGCGGTGTTGATCCTGTTCACCACCCTGGTGAACGCCTTCGGCGTCAAGTTGATGGCGCGGATCAACACGGCGGGCGTGTTCATCGAGTTGATCGCCACTGTCGTACTGATCGTCCTGTTCGCCGTCCACATCACGCGGGGCCCCCAGGTCGTCATGGAGACGCACGGCACCGGCGCGGGGTACGGAAACGGCTACCTGGGCGCCTTCCTGGTGGCCTCGCTGGCCTCGGCGTACGTCATGTACGGCTTCGACACCGCCGCCTCGCTGGGCGAGGAGTCCCTGGACCCGACCCGGAACGCGCCGCGCGCGATCATCCGGGCGATCGTCGCGTCGTTCATCCTCGGCGGGTTGATCCTGTTGCTCGCGTTGATGAGCGTGTCCAGTCTGAACGGCGAGAAGCTGTCCACGGACGGTCTGCAGTACATCGTGCTCGACGTGCTCGGCCCGACGGCCGGCAAGGCGATGCTGTGGTGCGTGCTGATCGCGGTGACGGTGTGCGCCCTGGCGGTGCACACCGCGGCGGTCCGGCTGGCGTTCGCGATGGCCCGCGACAACAACCTGCCAGCGTCCTCGAAGCTGGCCAAGTGCCACCCGCGGTTCCAGACACCGGTCCTGCCCACCGTGATCATCGGGATCCTCGCGCTGGCGATCCTGGTGGTCAACATCCGCCAGCCGCAGATCTTCACCGTCGTGACCAGCATCGGCATCATCATGATCTACCTCGCCTATCTGGGCGTCACGGTGCCGCTGCTGGCCGCCCGGCTGCGGGGGAAGTGGCAGCCCGCGGACGGGGGCCGGTTCTCGCTGGGCCGCTGGGGCCTGCCGGTCAACATCCTGGCCGTGCTGTGGGGCGGGGCCATGACGCTCAACCTGATCTGGCCGCGGGCCGCCGTCTACAACGCCACGGAGCCCTACCACTGGTACCTGCGCTGGGGCGCGGTGCTGTTCGTCGCGGTCATCGCGGGCGGCGGCTTCGCCTACTACTGGTTCGTCCAGCGGCACCGCACCGGCGTGCTCGCCGAGCACCGCGCCGATGCCGCGGCCACCCCTCCCGTCACCGCCCCGGCGGCCGACTGA
- a CDS encoding GntR family transcriptional regulator translates to MAEQLKDLADDRALLGRTSTAERVSDILRSRIAEGYFPPGTRLSEDSIGGALGVSRNTLREAFRLLTHERLLVHELNRGVFVRVLTVEDVEDIYRTRRLVECAVVRGLGEPPYGLDGLAGAVEEGRRAAREGDWKGVGTANIHFHRELVALAGSERTAELMRSVFAELRLAFHVVDEPQQLHEPYIARNVAILQALQGGDREQAERLLAGYLDDSLERVVEVYRRRVGEDG, encoded by the coding sequence ATGGCAGAGCAGCTGAAGGACCTCGCCGACGACCGGGCTCTCCTGGGGCGCACCAGCACCGCGGAACGGGTCTCGGACATCCTCAGGAGCCGGATCGCCGAGGGCTACTTCCCGCCCGGGACCCGCCTGTCGGAGGACAGCATCGGCGGCGCGCTCGGCGTCTCCCGCAACACGCTGCGCGAGGCGTTCCGGCTGCTCACGCACGAACGTCTGCTGGTCCACGAGCTGAACCGGGGCGTCTTCGTCCGGGTCCTGACCGTGGAGGACGTCGAGGACATCTACCGCACCCGGCGGCTCGTGGAATGCGCCGTCGTCCGGGGGCTGGGGGAGCCGCCCTACGGCCTCGACGGGCTGGCCGGTGCCGTGGAGGAGGGGCGTCGGGCGGCCCGCGAGGGTGACTGGAAGGGAGTGGGTACGGCCAACATCCACTTCCACCGGGAACTGGTGGCGCTGGCCGGCAGCGAGCGCACGGCCGAACTGATGCGCAGCGTCTTCGCCGAACTGCGCCTCGCGTTCCACGTGGTGGACGAACCCCAACAGCTGCACGAGCCCTATATCGCGCGAAATGTCGCAATCCTCCAGGCTCTTCAGGGCGGGGACCGCGAGCAGGCCGAGAGGCTGCTCGCCGGTTACCTCGACGACTCGCTGGAGAGGGTTGTCGAGGTGTACCGCCGCCGCGTCGGCGAGGACGGCTGA
- a CDS encoding MFS transporter, which yields MSTTPPPQALTDDTRPATAERTSDDGAFGWLRALGPRGRRAFAGAFGGYALDSYDYFTLPLSMVALSAYFGLNSGQTGLFTTVTLVVSAVGGALAGVLADRIGRVKALMVTVVTYAVFTVACGFAPNYETLLVFRALQGLGFGGEWAVGAILVAEYASAKHRGRTLGAIQSSWAVGWGLAAIVYTIVFSIAGDDLAWRIMFWTGALPALLVIWLRRSVHDAPEAAAAREQSAEKGSFKAIFKPGLLRVTVFAGLLSTGVQGGYYTLATWVPTYLKSERDLSVVGTGGYLTFLISGAFIGYLTGGYLTDKLGRRRNIWLFALLSAICILAYANIPSGANTLLLVLGFPLGFCMSAIFSGFGSYLSELYPTAVRGTGQGFTYNTGRAVGAVFPTTVGFLADSWGVGGALVFGAIGYGIAALALLGLPETRGKELT from the coding sequence ATGAGCACGACCCCTCCACCGCAGGCCCTCACCGACGACACGCGCCCCGCCACTGCCGAACGCACCTCGGACGACGGGGCGTTCGGCTGGCTCCGGGCCCTGGGTCCGCGCGGCCGCCGCGCGTTCGCCGGTGCCTTCGGCGGCTATGCCCTGGACTCGTACGACTACTTCACGCTGCCGCTGAGCATGGTCGCGCTGTCCGCGTACTTCGGCCTGAACAGCGGCCAGACCGGACTCTTCACGACGGTCACGCTGGTGGTCTCCGCGGTCGGCGGCGCCCTCGCGGGCGTCCTCGCGGACCGCATCGGCCGCGTCAAGGCCCTGATGGTCACGGTGGTCACGTACGCGGTGTTCACCGTCGCCTGCGGTTTCGCCCCCAACTACGAGACACTGCTGGTCTTCCGCGCCCTCCAGGGGCTCGGCTTCGGCGGCGAGTGGGCGGTCGGCGCGATCCTGGTCGCCGAGTACGCGAGCGCCAAGCACCGGGGGCGCACGCTGGGCGCGATCCAGAGCTCCTGGGCCGTGGGCTGGGGCCTCGCCGCGATCGTGTACACGATCGTCTTCTCGATCGCGGGCGACGACCTGGCCTGGCGCATCATGTTCTGGACCGGGGCGCTGCCCGCGCTGCTCGTCATCTGGCTGCGGCGCAGTGTGCACGACGCTCCCGAGGCGGCCGCGGCGCGTGAACAGAGCGCGGAGAAGGGCTCGTTCAAGGCGATCTTCAAGCCCGGCCTGCTGCGGGTCACCGTCTTCGCCGGGCTGCTGTCGACCGGTGTCCAGGGCGGCTACTACACGCTGGCCACCTGGGTGCCGACGTACCTGAAGTCCGAGCGGGACCTGTCGGTCGTCGGCACCGGCGGCTATCTGACGTTCCTCATCTCGGGCGCCTTCATCGGCTACCTGACCGGCGGCTACCTCACCGACAAACTGGGCCGGCGGCGCAACATCTGGCTCTTCGCCCTGCTGTCGGCGATCTGCATCCTGGCGTACGCGAACATCCCCAGCGGCGCCAACACCCTGCTCCTGGTGCTGGGTTTCCCGCTCGGGTTCTGCATGTCGGCGATCTTCAGCGGATTCGGCTCCTACCTGAGCGAGCTGTACCCGACGGCGGTGCGCGGCACGGGGCAGGGCTTCACGTACAACACCGGGCGCGCGGTGGGCGCCGTGTTCCCGACGACGGTCGGCTTCCTGGCCGACAGCTGGGGCGTGGGCGGCGCGCTGGTCTTCGGCGCGATCGGCTACGGCATCGCGGCACTGGCCCTGCTCGGGCTGCCGGAGACGCGCGGGAAGGAGCTCACGTGA
- a CDS encoding aromatic ring-hydroxylating dioxygenase subunit alpha, with amino-acid sequence MTTTPITPSLIATLPGHYYTDPDVFRQEQERVFESLWFCAVRSSDLDRPGAFRTVQVGRENVIITRNRQGGLRAFLNVCRHRGARLCLEESGETRRTLQCPYHAWTYDLDGKLIAAPNLIKMPDVDRVAYGLINVSLREWLGYAWVCLADEPPSFEDTVVHAAVERLSDVAAIEHYGTENLALGKRITYDVKANWKLIVENFMECYHCATIHPELTEVLPEFADGYAAQYYVGHGAEFGADVKGFTVDGSEGFGKLPEVSADQDRRYYAITVKPTVFVNLVPDHVILHRMFPLAEDRTVVECDWLYAPEVVASGADVSRSVELFHRVNVQDFEACERTQPAMSSRAYRKGGVLVPNEHHIGIFHEWLVGRLGGAHAGPVH; translated from the coding sequence GTGACGACGACCCCGATCACTCCGAGCCTGATCGCCACCCTCCCCGGCCACTACTACACCGACCCGGACGTCTTCCGGCAGGAGCAGGAGCGCGTCTTCGAGTCGCTGTGGTTCTGCGCGGTCCGCAGCTCCGACCTGGACCGGCCGGGTGCCTTCCGCACCGTCCAGGTCGGCCGCGAGAACGTCATCATCACCCGCAACCGCCAGGGCGGACTCCGCGCTTTCCTCAACGTCTGCCGCCACCGCGGGGCCCGGCTCTGCCTGGAGGAGTCGGGCGAGACACGCCGCACGCTCCAGTGTCCGTACCACGCCTGGACGTACGACCTCGACGGCAAGTTGATCGCCGCACCCAACTTGATCAAGATGCCCGACGTCGATCGGGTCGCGTACGGGTTGATCAATGTCTCTCTGCGCGAGTGGCTCGGCTACGCCTGGGTGTGCCTGGCGGACGAACCGCCCTCCTTCGAGGACACGGTCGTGCACGCCGCCGTCGAGCGCCTCAGTGACGTCGCCGCGATCGAGCACTACGGCACGGAGAACCTCGCGCTCGGCAAACGCATCACCTATGACGTGAAGGCGAACTGGAAGCTGATCGTCGAGAACTTCATGGAGTGCTACCACTGCGCGACGATCCACCCCGAACTGACCGAGGTGCTCCCGGAGTTCGCCGACGGCTACGCGGCCCAGTACTACGTGGGCCACGGCGCCGAGTTCGGCGCCGACGTCAAGGGCTTCACGGTCGACGGCAGCGAGGGCTTCGGCAAGCTCCCCGAGGTGAGCGCCGACCAGGACCGCCGCTACTACGCCATCACGGTCAAGCCGACGGTGTTCGTCAACCTCGTCCCGGACCACGTCATCCTGCACCGCATGTTCCCGCTCGCCGAGGACCGCACGGTCGTCGAGTGCGACTGGCTGTACGCCCCGGAGGTAGTGGCGTCGGGGGCGGACGTGTCGCGGTCGGTGGAGCTCTTTCACAGGGTGAACGTCCAGGATTTCGAGGCCTGTGAACGGACGCAGCCGGCGATGTCCTCCCGGGCGTACCGCAAGGGCGGTGTGCTGGTCCCCAACGAGCACCACATCGGGATCTTCCACGAATGGCTCGTCGGGCGGCTGGGAGGCGCGCATGCCGGACCTGTTCATTGA
- a CDS encoding GMC family oxidoreductase N-terminal domain-containing protein, protein MSTHEFDYVVVGGGTAGNVVAARLSEDPAVTVCVLEAGPSDVGDDDVLRLERWMGLLESGYDWDYPVEPQASGNSFMRHARAKVLGGCSSHNSCIAFWAPAEDLDDWAAAGCAGWSAADLFPLYRRLENNDAPGDHHGRTGPVKLRTLKSDDPCGTALLEACAQAGIPTVAFNTGRTVVRGANWFQINADENNIRQSSSVAYLHPVLGKRPNLEVRTGVRAKRLVLDGRRCVGAEYLDPDLIHTRTVRARREVIVSCGAIDSPKLLMLSGIGPAGHLREVGVEVVVDSPGVGENLQDHPEGVIMWEARQPMTTTSSQWWEAGVFYDTEPGLDRPDLMFHYGSVPFDMNTARHGYPTSENAFCLTPNVTRARSRGTVRLRTRDYRDKPRVDPRYFTHEHDVRVMTYGLRLARRIAEQPALSGWAGAELAPGPDVRTDDELLDYIHKTHNTVYHPSCTVKMGADDDPSAPLDARLRVKGVQGLRVADGSVMPDLVTVNPCITTMMIGEKCADLLREDA, encoded by the coding sequence ATGAGCACGCATGAGTTCGACTACGTCGTGGTCGGCGGCGGCACCGCGGGCAACGTGGTGGCGGCCCGGCTCTCCGAGGACCCCGCGGTCACGGTGTGCGTCCTGGAGGCCGGCCCGAGCGACGTCGGCGACGACGACGTCCTGCGGCTGGAGCGCTGGATGGGCCTGCTGGAGTCCGGCTACGACTGGGACTACCCGGTCGAGCCCCAGGCCAGCGGCAACAGCTTCATGCGGCACGCCCGGGCGAAGGTGCTCGGCGGCTGTTCCTCCCACAACTCCTGCATCGCCTTCTGGGCGCCGGCCGAGGATCTCGACGACTGGGCGGCCGCGGGCTGCGCGGGCTGGAGCGCGGCCGACCTGTTCCCGCTGTACCGGCGGCTGGAGAACAACGACGCGCCCGGCGACCACCACGGCCGCACCGGCCCGGTCAAGCTGCGCACGCTGAAGAGCGACGACCCGTGCGGCACGGCCCTGCTGGAGGCGTGCGCGCAGGCGGGCATCCCCACGGTCGCCTTCAACACGGGCCGGACGGTGGTCCGGGGCGCCAACTGGTTCCAGATCAACGCCGACGAGAACAACATCCGCCAGTCGTCCTCGGTCGCCTATCTGCACCCGGTTCTCGGCAAGCGGCCCAACCTGGAGGTACGGACGGGAGTCCGCGCCAAGCGGCTGGTCCTCGACGGGCGGCGCTGCGTGGGTGCCGAGTACCTCGACCCGGATCTGATCCACACCCGGACGGTACGGGCCCGCCGCGAGGTGATCGTGTCCTGCGGGGCGATCGACTCGCCGAAGCTGCTGATGCTGTCGGGCATCGGGCCGGCCGGGCACCTGCGCGAGGTGGGCGTGGAGGTCGTCGTCGACTCCCCCGGGGTCGGCGAGAACCTCCAGGACCATCCCGAGGGCGTGATCATGTGGGAGGCCCGGCAGCCCATGACCACCACGTCCAGCCAGTGGTGGGAGGCGGGCGTCTTCTACGACACCGAGCCGGGGCTCGACCGGCCGGACCTGATGTTCCACTACGGGTCGGTGCCGTTCGACATGAACACGGCCCGGCACGGCTACCCCACCTCGGAGAACGCGTTCTGCCTCACCCCCAACGTGACGCGGGCCAGGTCGCGGGGGACGGTGCGGTTGCGGACCCGGGACTACCGGGACAAACCGAGGGTCGACCCGCGGTACTTCACGCACGAGCACGATGTGCGGGTGATGACGTACGGGCTGAGGCTGGCACGCCGGATCGCGGAACAGCCCGCGCTGAGCGGCTGGGCGGGAGCGGAGCTGGCGCCCGGGCCGGACGTGCGGACGGACGACGAGTTGCTCGACTACATCCACAAGACGCACAACACGGTGTACCACCCGTCCTGCACGGTGAAGATGGGCGCGGACGACGATCCGTCCGCTCCCCTGGACGCCCGGTTGCGGGTCAAGGGCGTCCAGGGGTTGCGGGTGGCGGACGGTTCGGTCATGCCGGATCTCGTCACCGTCAACCCCTGCATCACCACGATGATGATCGGCGAGAAGTGCGCGGATCTCCTGCGGGAGGACGCCTGA
- a CDS encoding aldehyde dehydrogenase family protein, translated as MPDLFIDGEWRGAVGRRTREIRCPADGSLVGVVDEAGGKDTADAIAAARRAFDAGPWPRTPAFERGDLLLRVADLLQRDKEALARAESLDTGKRLLESAYDIDDVANCFRYFGRLVASETGRVVDTGRQDVDSRVVHEPVGVCGLITPWNYPLLQTAWKVAPALAAGNTFVLKPSELTPHTAIHLVRLLAEAGLPPGAGNLVLGAGPEAGAPLADHPDVDLVSFTGGLETGRRLMAAAAGTVKKVALELGGKNPNIVFADAGFEAAVDMALTAVFLHSGQVCSAGARLLVEDALHDRFVDEVVRRARGIRLGGPFDERARTGPLISEAHRAKVEAYVAQGLAEGAVLRCGGARPDRPDLADGFYYLPTVLDACTADMSVVREESFGPVLTVERFTSEDEAVRLANDTVYGLAGAVWTSDEARAARVAAGLRLGTVWINDYHPYVPQAEWGGFKQSGSGRELGPTGLAEYRETKHIWRNTRPTPQGWFG; from the coding sequence ATGCCGGACCTGTTCATTGACGGCGAGTGGCGGGGGGCGGTCGGCCGGCGCACCCGGGAGATCCGCTGCCCGGCCGACGGATCCCTGGTCGGGGTCGTGGACGAGGCGGGCGGCAAGGACACGGCGGACGCCATCGCCGCGGCCCGCCGGGCCTTCGACGCGGGGCCCTGGCCCCGGACCCCGGCCTTTGAACGCGGCGATCTGCTGCTGCGCGTCGCGGACCTGCTCCAACGCGACAAGGAGGCCCTCGCCCGCGCCGAGTCCCTGGACACGGGCAAGCGGCTCCTGGAGAGCGCGTACGACATCGACGACGTCGCGAACTGCTTCCGCTACTTCGGGCGGCTCGTGGCGAGCGAGACCGGCCGGGTCGTGGACACCGGCAGGCAGGACGTCGACAGCAGGGTGGTGCACGAGCCGGTCGGCGTGTGCGGTCTCATCACGCCCTGGAACTACCCGCTCCTGCAGACGGCCTGGAAGGTCGCCCCGGCCCTCGCCGCCGGCAACACCTTCGTGCTGAAACCGAGCGAGCTGACCCCGCACACCGCGATCCACCTCGTGCGGTTGCTGGCGGAGGCGGGGCTTCCGCCGGGCGCCGGCAACCTGGTCCTCGGCGCCGGTCCGGAGGCGGGCGCTCCGCTCGCCGACCATCCGGACGTGGACCTCGTCTCGTTCACCGGCGGCCTGGAGACCGGCCGCCGGCTGATGGCGGCCGCCGCCGGGACGGTGAAGAAGGTGGCCCTCGAACTCGGCGGCAAGAACCCGAACATCGTCTTCGCGGACGCCGGTTTCGAGGCGGCCGTCGACATGGCGCTGACGGCCGTGTTCCTGCACTCCGGGCAGGTGTGCTCGGCAGGTGCGCGGCTGCTCGTCGAGGACGCGCTGCACGACCGGTTCGTCGACGAGGTCGTCCGGCGGGCGCGGGGAATCCGGCTGGGCGGGCCGTTCGACGAGCGGGCCCGGACCGGGCCGCTCATCTCGGAGGCGCACCGCGCCAAGGTCGAGGCCTACGTGGCGCAGGGCCTCGCGGAAGGCGCGGTGCTGCGCTGCGGCGGGGCGCGCCCGGACCGGCCGGACCTGGCCGACGGTTTCTACTACCTGCCCACCGTCCTGGACGCGTGCACCGCGGACATGTCGGTGGTCCGGGAGGAGTCGTTCGGTCCGGTCCTCACCGTCGAGCGGTTCACGAGCGAGGACGAGGCCGTACGCCTCGCCAACGACACGGTCTACGGCCTCGCCGGCGCCGTGTGGACGAGCGACGAGGCGCGCGCGGCGCGGGTGGCGGCCGGGCTGCGGCTCGGCACGGTCTGGATCAACGACTACCACCCCTACGTCCCGCAGGCGGAGTGGGGCGGTTTCAAGCAGTCCGGCTCCGGGCGCGAACTGGGACCCACGGGGCTCGCCGAGTACCGCGAGACGAAGCACATCTGGCGCAACACCCGTCCCACCCCCCAGGGTTGGTTCGGCTGA